ATCGTGGGTCAGCTGGGACTGCTCTTCGCCAACATCACAGAACGATTCTCCGCCACCCAGATGGGCCTCCTCAGGGCGATCATCGCGGGGGAGAAGCAGCTCTCGGCACAGCAGACGCTGCTGCATTACCGACTGGGCACATCGGCCAACGTGGTGAGGATGAAAAGAGGCCTGATTGAGTCGGAGGTGCTGGACGACAGCGGTGGGGAGCTCACCTTCCTGGACCCGATGTTCCGCTACTGGCTGGAGTTCATCCTCTTTCATAAAGAGTCAACAAATAATTTCACAAATGATAAAACAGAAAGCTAACAGCTAACAGCTAACAGCTTTATATAAACAACCCTTAATCGAAATAACAGATGGCTACAACAAAGAAAAGTGAAGAGAAGACAACGAAGAGCACAGCTGCCAAGGCAGAGAGTAAAGGAACCACGCGCACGCGCAAGAGCGTGAAGGCAGGGACGAAGAAGAACTTCATCCTCGACACCAACGTGATCCTGCACGACTACAAATGCCTGGACAACTTCGAAGAAAATGATATCTACATCCCCTTCATCGTGTTGGAAGAATTGGACAAGTTCAAGAAAGGAAGCGACCAGATCAACTTCAACGCCCGTGCTTTCGTGCGGGAGCTGGACCTGATCACCGACGATGATTTCTTCGTAAAAGGTGCCGACCTGGGTGTGGGCAAGGGGAAGCTCTACATCGTGAACGCACCGCACACCAACAAGAAGATCAATGACGCCTTCCCGGAAAAGATACCCGACAACCGTATCCTCTCGGTGGTGGATGACATCGCAACGAAACACCCGCAGATGAAAACCGCTCTGGTATCGAAAGATATCAACCTGCGGATGAAGGCCCGCTCACTGGGCATGCTGGCGGAGGATTACATCACCGACAAGGTGACCAACATCGACATCTTCGACCAGGGTGAGGTGGTGATTGAAGGAGTCAACCCGGACCTGATCGACCTCATCTACGCGCAGAACGGGGGGGTGGAGCTGGAGGCTTTCAGCTTCGAGAAACAGCCGGATCCGAATCAGTGCTTCATCCTCAAGAGCGAACGCAACAGCGTGCTGGCACGTTACAACCCTTTCACACAGAAGGTCGTCAAGGTGGACAAGGAGAACAACTTCGGCATCCAGCCCCGCAACGCGGAACAAGCCTTCGCCTTCGAGGTGCTCAACGATCCGGATGTGAAGCTGGTGGGCCTCACCGGCAAGGCGGGTACCGGTAAGACGCTGCTGGCACTGGCATCGGCACTGAAGCAGCATAAGATATACGGGCAGATCCTGCTGGCACGACCCATCGTCTCCCTCTCGAACAAGGACCTGGGCTACCTGCCGGGCGACGAGAAGCAGAAGGTGGCTCCCTACATGCAGCCGCTGTTTGACAACCTCAACGTGATCAAGACACAGCTGGGACAGAACAGCCCCGACCTGAAGGTGATCGAGGAGCTGCAGAAATCGGGACAGCTGGAGATTGAAGCGCTCGCCTTCATCCGCGGACGAAGCCTCACCGAGACCTACTGCATCATCGACGAGGCACAGAACCTGACGCCCCACGAAGTGAAAACAATCATCACCCGCGCGGGAGAGAACACCAAGATGGTGTTCACGGGCGACCTGCAGCAGATCGACTCGCCTTACCTCGACACACAGTCGAACGGCCTGGCTTACATGATCGACAAGATTAAGGGGCAGACGCTCTTCGGTCACGTGAACCTGGTGAAGGGCGAACGCAGCGAGCTCTCAGAACTGGCGAGCAACCTTTTATAGCTAATCGCTAACAGCTGACAGCTATTTTTTCATTATCTTTGCATCCCGATAAAAGAAATCAGACGATGCAGAAACCAACCATACCCAAAGGGACCCGTGATTTTTCGCCCGAAGAGACGGCGAAGCGCAACTATATCTTCGACACCATCCGTGAGGTATACCGCCTCTACGGCTTTCGCCAGATTGAGACACCGGCAATGGAGAACCTCTCCACGCTGATGGGCAAGTATGGCGAGGAGGGGGACAAGCTGCTCTTCAAGATCCTCAACTCGGGCGATTTCCTCTCGTCGATGAGCGAGGCGGACCTGAAGGAGGGCAACGCTGCAAAAACAGCCACCCGCATCTCGGAGAAGGGATTGCGTTACGACCTTACCGTACCTTTCGCACGCTACGTGGTGATGCACCGCAACGAGATCACCTTCCCCTTCCGGCGCTACCAGATACAGCCGGTGTGGCGGGCCGACCGCCCGCAAAAGGGTCGCTACCGCGAGTTCTTCCAGTGCGACGCCGACATCGTGGGATCGGACTCGCTCCTCAACGAGGTGGAGCTGGTGCAGATCATCGACGAGGTGTTCAGTCGCCTGGGCATCCGCGTGGCAGTGAAGCTGAACAACCGCAAGATCCTCTCCGGCATCGCCGAGATCATAGGCGAAGCGGACAAGATCACCGACATCACCGTGGCGATCGACAAGCTGGACAAGATAGGACTGGAGAAGGTGAACGAGGAACTGGCATCCAAAGGAATCGCACAGGAGGCGATCGACAGGCTGCAGCCGATCATCCTGCTGAGCGGGAGCACCGCTGAGAAGCTGACGAAGCTGCGGGAGCTGCTGGCACCCTCCGAGACCGGCACCAATGGCGTGGAGGAGATGGCGTTCATCATCGCCAAGACGGAAGCGTTGCAGCTTCGCAACGAGGTGGAGCTGGACCTGACGCTGGCGCGCGGCCTCAATTACTACACCGGTGCGATCATCGAGGTGAAGGCGCTCGACGCGCAGATTGGCAGCATCACCGGCGGCGGCCGCTACGACAACCTGACCGGCATCTTCGGACTGCCGGGCGTCTCGGGTGTAGGCATCTCCTTTGGTGCGGATCGCATCTACGATGTGCTGACGCAGCTGGAGCTCTTCCCGGAGAGCTTCTCCCACTCCACCGAACTGCTCTTTGTGAACTTCGGCGAACGGGAGGCGGACTGGCTTCTCCCCCTGGTGGCGAAGATACGTCGCGAGGGCATCTGCTGCGAGCTCTATCCCGAAGCTGCAAAGATGAAGAAGCAGCTCTCCTACGCCGACAGCAACCGGATCCCTTACGTGGCTATGGTGGGTGAGAACGAGATGAAAGAGGGCAGGATCACGCTCAAGAACATGCAGTCGGGCGATCAGACAAGTGTTGCCCCGGACGAGGTGGCGGCAATTGTGAGAGGCAGATTAAAACAATGAAGGGAATTCACTGCTTGTAGGAGTAAAACATCCGATGCTTCAAGCTCAATCCTGTACTGGGATCAAGGTTGAAAGAGGCAAAATTGCAAGTGGGACAATTCCCTTTCACATAAGAGATGTCAGTCTGTTTGGGAACTATTGACATGGTGATATTAAAATCTTCAAATACTGAATTCCCGATGGCCTCCACAAATTCCAACCCAATGTAGAAAGGGGAATTATTCTCTATTTCTATTTCATACTCTGTAAGATCAAGATACATCTTTTGATCAATTTTCTTCGTAATAAAATAGCCGGGCCCTTCAAAAAGTATCGCCGAAGGCTGGTGATCTTCTGAATCCAAGATGATCGGCTTTACAATAAAACCATCCTTCTCAGAATCACCCCATCGATAGTTAAAGTAAAACTCAATCCCTCTGATGAGGATATCTTTGTGTGTGACAAGGTTTATTTGTGAAACAATTTTTGATTTCCCTTTAATGGCGACTCTGATATTCTTACGATCCGTTGATTTCAACAGCTCAATATCACCCTTTGGATATACAATCAATTCATCGAGCTGAATGATTTTTTCTTCCTTCTGAACTTCCCTCTCAGCACCTTTATTGTCCTGCGAATATGCAGAAAGGAGAACCAACACAGCGTATACGGTTACAACAATCTTTTTCATGCTATAATGAGGTTTGTTCTCCTGGCAGGGGACAACTTTGAAAAAGTAAAGTGAAAAATCACTCTTTGAATAATATGCAACTTCTGAGATTGCATGCGATTCATTAGTTTGAATACTATCATCAATCTGAAATCATATTTGACAGATTAATTATTGCAACTGATCTTATTTTACAAAAATAACAGTTTTTTTAAAGCAATGACACACTTTACTAAAAACTTAACGCTAAAAATGAATGTATCACTCTTATATTCTGCACTTTATGGTATGTGATTTTAACGGCAACAAAATAAAAATGAGGATGCATCAATTACTGCGTTTTGACACACCCTCATTCTAGATCTTATTGGATGATCTTCACATCCACGGCATTCATTCCCTTGGGACCGCGCTCCAGTCGGTAGGTGACCAGATCGCCCTCCGCAATACCATGCTCGGCATTGCTCTTGTGGAAGAAGTACTTGATGACGCTGTTGCCCTCACGGATGAATCCGAAGCCACGTGTTTCATCGTAGAAGTCGACACGTCCTTCCGGGTCGCCCGCCTCCTCGCTGACCTCCTTGCGGGGTACAGAGATCTCGATATCTTCCAGTTCAATCTTCTCCTCTTCCTGAATGGGTTCAGGCGGTGTATCGATGATCACACCGTTGGCGTCAACATAGGCAATCATATCCTCGAAGGAGTTGGTGCCCTGCTGTTTGCGTTCCTCTTTCTTCTTCAGTTTCTCTTTCTTCTTCTGCTGTTTCTGCTTCTCGATCTCTCTTTTGTTGAATGAATTTGATCTTGCCATTGATTCGTTTAAAAAGTTTTATGTTATTATGTTATTACGTTATTAGTTCGTTTTTTGTTCATTTTTTGATGTACAAAAAAGCTGATAACTGATCACTGACAACTGATTCCTAATTCGCAATCGGCAGCTTCCGCCCCGTAAGCTTCTGGATGTCGCGCAGCATCGGTTTCTCCTCCGACGTACAGAAGGTGAGGGCCCGTCCGCTGTTGCCGGCACGACCGGTACGTCCGATGCGGTGCACGTAGGTCTCCGCCACGTCGGGCAGGTCATAGTTGATCACCAGGTCGAGCTGATCAATGTCGATGCCGCGGGCGGCGATATCGGTGGCGATCAGCACCTTCGTGGTGCGTGCCTTGAACTCGCTCAGCGCGCGCTGGCGTGCGTTCTGCGACTTGTTGCCATGGATGGCCGCGCTCCCTATGCCCGCCTTGGTCAGGATGCGTGCAATTTTGTCGGCACCATGCTTGGTGCGCGAGAAGACCAGCACCGAATGATTGGGTTCCTGCTTCAACAGGTCGATCAGCAGATCCTTCTTATCGGGCTTCTCCACCAGGTAGATGCGCTGGTCGATGGTTTCCACCACCGAGGATACCGGCGTCACCTCCACGCGTACCGGCTTGTGCAGGATGGTGCGTGAGAGCGTGGCGATGGAATCGGGCATCGTAGCCGAGAAGAAAAGCGTCTGCTTGTGCTTGGGCAGCAACGGAAGCAACCGCTTGATGTCATGGATGAATCCCATGTCGAGCATCCGGTCTGCCTCGTCGAGGACGAAGTGGCGGATGTGCTGCAGGGTGATGATGCCCTGGCCGATCAGGTCGAGCAAGCGGCCCGGCGTGGCGACGAGGATGTCGATGCCCCCTTTCAGGGTGTTCACCTGTGCATTCTGCTTCACCCCGCCAAAGATGACGGTGTGGCGCAGGCGGGTGTACTTGTTGTACTCGCGGATGCTGTCGTCGATCTGGATGGCCAGCTCACGCGTGGGGGTCAGGATCAGCGCCCTGATCTCTCTCTTCCTTCCCTGCGGTTTGTCTGAGCAGAGTTGCTGAATGATGGGAATGGTGAAGGCGGCTGTCTTGCCGGTACCTGTCTGTGCCAGTCCCAGGATGTCTTTGTTGTGCAGCGCCGGCATGATGGCCTGCTCCTGTATCGGTGTGGGGGTGGTGTATCCTTTCTCACTAAGAGCCCTTAAGATCGGCTCCATGATCTCTAAATCGTTAAATGTCATTCGTTTTGTCTATGACTGCCATTTTTTATTGATGAGGCAGCACTGTTGTTATTGTGACCGCATGTAGGTGGGGATCCTGATTCCCATGCCCATTTCTACAGGGCGGCTGATGTTTCTCTCTCTGACCGTCCCTACCGTACAACGGCAGGACCCGGTTCACGCTCTCCTCTGTCCGCAGAGCCGGGAGTAGGACGTTTATTAACAAATGGTGGGGAAGCACTGAATGAGTAGGACCTGCACGCGATATGTTACGGGGAACAAAGATAGGTAAAAAAATTCACATTTGCATGTTTCACGCTTTTATTCATAAATGGTTTTAGGTTCATCAAACATAATAACGTAACAACGTAACAACTTAATAACCTAAAAACCTAAAAACGTTTTCAAACTCCCCCAAAAAACGTTTCCTTTGCACAAAATTACAGAGAAATGGTCTCAATAGACAACCTCACCGTGGCATTCGGCGGATTCACACTGCTCGACAACATATCTTTCGTACTGAACAGAAACGAGCGGGTGGCCCTCACCGGCAAGAACGGCGCCGGCAAGTCGACCCTCCTCAAGATCATGGCGGGACTGCAGCAGCCTTCCTCCGGCAACATCTCCCTCCCCAAGGAGGTCTCCATAGGTTACCTGCCCCAGCAGATGAAGCTGAGCGACGGGCGCACCGTGCGCGAGGAGGCATCGCTCGCCTTCGAGCACCTGCAGAAGATGGAGAAGGAGCTGGAGCGACTGCACCGGGAGATGGCAGAGCGGACCGACTATGAGTCGGACGCCTACAGTCAGGTGATTGAACGGGCGACTGACCTGCAGGAGCTTCTCCAGATGTCGGGCATCCACAACTTTGAGGCGGAAGTGGAAAAGACGCTCACCGGGCTGGGCTTCGCACGTGCCGACCTGGAACGTTCCACCCGTGAGTTCAGCGGTGGCTGGCGCATGCGCATCGAGCTGGCCAAGATACTCCTGCAGGCACCCGACGTGCTCCTGCTCGACGAGCCTACAAACCACCTCGACATTGAATCGATCCAGTGGCTGGAGAACTTCCTCTCCACACACGCCAACGCGGTGATGCTGGTGTCGCACGACAGGGCTTTCCTCGACGCGGTGACCACCCGCACCGTGGAGATCATGCTGGGTGACATCCACGACTACAAGGTGAGCTACAGCAAGTATGTGGAGCTGCGCAAGGAGCGCCGCGAGCAACAACAACGGGCCTACGAGAACCAGCAGAAGCAGATCAAAGATACGGAGGACTTCATTGAGCGCTTCCGCTACAAGGCCACCAAATCGAACCAGGTGCAGTCGCGCATCAAACAGCTGGAAAAGATTGACCGCATCGAGGTGGATGAGGTGGACAACTCACGCCTCAACCTGAGGTTCCCACCGGCACCCCGCTCGGGCAGCTACCCGGTGATCATGGAAGAGATGGAGAAACGCTACGGCGACCACCTGGTCTTCAGCAACGTCACGCTCACCATTGAACGGGGCGAGAAGATCGCCTTCGTGGGCAAGAACGGCGAGGGGAAGTCGACGCTGGTGAAGTGCATCATGCAGGAGATCGACCATGGGGGCAAGCTGGAGCTGGGACACAACGTGAAGATAGGTTACTTCGCACAGAACCAGGCGCAGCTGCTGGACGAAGAGATGACGGTGTTCGAAACCATCGATTACGTGGCAGTGGGCGACATACGGACGAAGATACGCGATATCCTGGGTGCCTTCATGTTCGGCGGTGAGGCATCCGACAAGAAGGTGAAGGTGCTCTCGGGCGGCGAGCGGAGCCGCCTGGCGATGATACGCCTCCTGCTGGAGCCTGTGAACCTGCTCATCCTCGATGAGCCTACCAACCACCTGGACCTGGCATCGAAAGATGTACTGAAAAAAGCGATCCGCGAGTTCGACGGCACCGCCATCATTGTGTCGCACGACCGTGACTTTCTCGACGGGCTGGTGGACAAGGTCTATGAGTTCGGTGGCGGCAAGGTGCGGGAGCACATCGGCGGCATCTACGACTTCCTCTCGAAGAAGAAGATGGAGACCCTGCAGCAGCTGGAGCTCTCCGCATCACCTACGGCAAAACGGGAGGAGAAACGGGAAGAGCCGTCGGAGAACAAGCTCTCCTACCAGGAGCAGAAGGAGCAGAACCGTCAGCAGCGCCGCCTGGAGAAACAGGTAGCAGAAGCGGAGCAGAAGGTAGCCTCGCTCGAGGAAAAGCTGAAGAAGATGGAGGAGCAGCTGGCCACACCCGAAGGTGCCTCCGACATGGAGCTGCTGCAGAAATACCTGGAGGTGAAGGCCCGCCTCGATCAGGCGATGAACAACTGGGAGCGGGCGACGACGGAGTTGGAAACGTTCATACAATGAGAAAGACAGATATCAAGGGTTCAAAGTATGGTAAATAATGAACAACAATTATTAAGTAACGTTTTATTATTGGACAATCACATAATATTGAACAACACTTACCTAATTACTAAATAACGAACTTCCTAACGTAATAACTTAACAACGTAATAACGTAATAACGAATATATGGCCAATCTAAGCAAATTCATACTCAACAAGATCATGGGATGGAAGGTGGTGAACACTTTCCCCGAGGTGCCGAAGTGCGTGCTGGCGGTGGCGCCCCACACCAGCAACTGGGACTTCGTGGTGGGCAAGCTGGCCTACAATTCACTGGGGCGGCAGGCCAACTTCCTGATCAAGGCAGAGTGGTTCTTTTTCCCCTTCAACATTTTCTTCAGCCGCATCGGCGGCATACCGGTGAAGCGGGGAAAGAGCGGATCGCTGACCGAAATCCTGGCGAACGAGTTCCGCACACGCGAATGGATGCACCTGGGAATCACCCCCGAGGGTACACGCAAGCCGGTGAAGGAGTGGAAAAAGGGGTTCTACTTCATCGCCCTGAAGGCAAGGGTGCCGATCCTGCTCATCGGTCTCGACTATGGTAAAAAAGAAGCCCGCGTGCTGGATCTCTTCTACCCCACCAACGACTACCGGAAGGACATCGTGACCATCAAGTCCTACTACAAGGATGTGCAGGCCAAGAAGCCGGAGAATTTTATCCTCTGATATTTTTTGTAACATCTATCGCAACCCTATTCCTCACCGAAATTGAGGGATAGCTGGATCCCCTCGGGTGGCATCAGCTCCTGACCGGCATCGGCATTCTTCAGGGTGAGCCCCATCAGACGTATCTTGCGGTCCAGCAGGTCGTCGGCCTGCAGCAGCAGCTCCTTGCCCAGGTCGAACAGCTCACTGTAGGTCCGGATGTAATGCCCCACGGTGCGGCTGCGGGTGATCACCGTGAAATCGGCGTACTTGATCTTGAGGGTCAGTGTGCGCGCCATGAACTTCTTCTTATCGGCACGGCGGTGCACCTCCAGTGCCAGCTGGTCGAGCGCCGCCAGGATATCAACCATCTCCTCCAGGTCGTCGGCATAGGTTTCCTCGGCACCGAGCGACTTGCGCACCCGTTCCGACTCCACCTCCCGCTCGTCTATGCCCCGTGCGAAGCGGTAGTAGGCGCTGCCCACCTTACCGAACTCACGCACCAGGTCAATCTCCTCCCACTGCTTCAGATCCTTACCCGTTTGGATGCCCAGCTCGCTCATCCGTGCGGCGGTCACTCTCCCCACCCCGAAGAACTTGCTCACCGGCAGCTGCTCCACGAAAGCCTCAGCCTGCTCCGGCTCTATCACGAAGAGGCCGTCCGGCTTCCTGTAGTCGGAGGCGATCTTGGCGAGGAACTTGTTGAAGGAGACGCCGGCGGAGGCGGTGAGACGGGTGCGGCTCTGGATCTTCTGCTTGATCTCGCGGGCGATGAGCGTGGCGGAACGATTGCCCTTGTGGTTGACGGTGACATCGAGGAACGCCTCGTCGAGCGAGAGCGGCTCCACCTTGTCGGTATACTCGAGGAAGATCTGCATGATCTGGCCGGAGATGGTGCGGTAATGCTCAAAGCGGGGCATCACGAAGATCAGGTGGGGACACTTGCGCAGCGCCGTAACGGAGGGCATGGCGGAGTGGATGCCATACTTCCGTGCCTCGTAGCTGGCGGCAGCCACCACGCCCCGTTTGCCTCCATAGCCCACGGCGACGGGCTTCCCGCGATAATCTGGGTTGTCGCGTTGCTCGATGGAGGCGTAAAACGCATCCATATCCACATGGATGATCTTCCGGTTCATAAGGGCAAATATAACGGCAATTTGTTACATGTCAAAAGAAAAGAGAAATTATATCCACAACTTGTTGAGATTGCTCACGGGGGTCCCTGTACCGTTCAATTGGTACAGGAACACCTCGCTGTTTCATCACTCGCCCAAGATCCGTCTACAAACCATCTCGGCGCTGATCACCGCCATGGGGAGGCCTGCCCCGGGAGTGGTGGAGGCACCCACGTAGAAGAGGTTGACATACTCCTCGTCATAGTTCTTCGGGCGGAGGGCACCAATCTGGCTCAACCGGTGTGAGAGTCCCAGGCCGCTCCCCATGTAGAGGTTGAACTGCTTCTCCCACTCCTGCGGGGTGTAGATGGTGCGGGTGACGATGTGGGGCATGATGTCAATGCCGATGCGTTTGGAGAAGTCGGTGAGGATGCTGTCAACGATCTCATCACGATCGCTCCAGTCGGGCTTGTACTGCAGACTGGGTACCGGGCATACGATGAAGAGGCTCTCGCAACCCTCCGGTGCACACTGGGGATTGTGCTTCGAGACGGCGTTCACGTAGTAGTAGGGCTTCTGCAGTGAGTCGGGGTTCTTCAGCACGTTGTGGGCATAGTCTTCAAAGTTGCTGCCCAGGAAGTAGTTGTGCAGGTCCAGGTCGGGCAGCTTACGGTCGATGCCCACGTAGATGGTGAGGTAGCCCATGGTCCACTCCATCTTGCGGAGCTTCGCCTCGGAGTACTTCTTCCGCTGCAGCACGCGCCCACGGAAGAGGGCCGCATCGGCGTTGATCAGGAAGGTGTCGGCCTCGTAGTGGTTGCCCTCGCTGTCGGTGAGGCGCGTGACACGGTTGCCCTCCCCTTCCACCGCTGTCACCTCGGTGTTGTAGCGGAAGGTGGCACCCCGCTGTTGCAGCGCGTTCACCATTCCCTCCACGATCTGGTACATGCCCCCCTCCACGTTGTGGTAGCCGTCGTGCCGGAACTCGGTGTAGGAGAGCAGGCTGTAGATGGCCATCGTGTCGAAGGGGGTGCGGCCCAGGAAGAAGGCCACCAGCGAGACGATCTGCCGAGCCTCGTGCGAGTCGAAGTAACCCCTCACATGCTGCCAGAACATCTTCATCAGCACGGGGATGTGCACCGGGTTGACCTTCATCAGGGCGGCGAAGTACTCGAGGTAGCTGTCAAAGTTGTTGCGGATCACGATGTCGAAGGTGTCGTGAAAGAGGGCGCCCGACTTCTGGAGGTAGCGCTCCATCTTCGCCTCGAAGTCGGGCTCTATGTCGCGAAACTGCTCCGCCAGCTGCCTGATATCCTTGTGCAGGCGGAAGCTGCGGCCCCCGGCGAAATGCACCGAGTAGAGCGGGTCCAGCTCCACGAAGCGGAAGGGTATCTCCACGCCGCACAGCTTCATGAAGTCGGTGAAGACATAAGACATGCTGAAGAAGCTGGGGCCGGTATCGAAGGTGAACCCCTCCTTCTCGAGGCGGTTGAGCCTTCCGCCGGGGCGGCTGTTCTTCTCGAGGAACTGCACCTCATATCCCCTGCTTTGCAATAGCAGTCCGCTGGAGAGGCCTCCCAGTCCGGTGCCGGTGATGATTACTTTCTTCTTCATTATGGTTGATGTTTTTTAGTGAATGCGGGGTAAAGCTCATCCTTCACCCAGCTGAAGCCGGGGGCGATGGAGAGTGATTTGCGGTAGAAACTGTCGGCCATGGCGATGTTGCCCGTCTCCTCGTAGGCGGCAGCAAGCTGCACCAGCAGGGCCAGGTAGTTCCAGTCGCCCTTGCCGGCGGGCGCCATCAGCCGCTCGGCGTGCCGGTAGTGCTCAATGGCCCGCTCCTTCGATCCGCCGAAGAGGGGCGGCATGAAGTAATCGATGTTGCCCAGCTGGATGTAGCCCAGCGCGTTCTTGTCGTCGTTGGCAACAGATGCCTTGGCGGCATCGAGGCTTTTGGGTCCCAGCCTGGGAGCCTTCAGTTTGGCCAGGCCGATCTGGAAGCCAAGGTAGGCGGACTCGTAGGCCTGCAGCAGTGGGAGCCGGTAGCTCCCCGTTTTCAGCCGGTCCATCCGTTCCAGGCTCCTCTCCAGGTAAATCTTTGCCTCGCTCTTACGGTTGTTGCCGATGCACCAGCCCACGTAGCCATACTCGTAGTTGAGCAGCTCCAGCTCTCGCTCGTGGCTCTTGTCCGCCTCGGCGTGCATCGCCTCGATGGTTTCCTTCCAGGCGGCCATGTCGTTGGTCAGGTAGGCACGATAGATGGTCTCCTTCTCACCTGCCGTCACGAGGGTGCAACAGATCGTG
This genomic window from Dysgonomonadaceae bacterium zrk40 contains:
- a CDS encoding DEAD/DEAH box helicase; the protein is MTFNDLEIMEPILRALSEKGYTTPTPIQEQAIMPALHNKDILGLAQTGTGKTAAFTIPIIQQLCSDKPQGRKREIRALILTPTRELAIQIDDSIREYNKYTRLRHTVIFGGVKQNAQVNTLKGGIDILVATPGRLLDLIGQGIITLQHIRHFVLDEADRMLDMGFIHDIKRLLPLLPKHKQTLFFSATMPDSIATLSRTILHKPVRVEVTPVSSVVETIDQRIYLVEKPDKKDLLIDLLKQEPNHSVLVFSRTKHGADKIARILTKAGIGSAAIHGNKSQNARQRALSEFKARTTKVLIATDIAARGIDIDQLDLVINYDLPDVAETYVHRIGRTGRAGNSGRALTFCTSEEKPMLRDIQKLTGRKLPIAN
- a CDS encoding histidine--tRNA ligase, whose product is MQKPTIPKGTRDFSPEETAKRNYIFDTIREVYRLYGFRQIETPAMENLSTLMGKYGEEGDKLLFKILNSGDFLSSMSEADLKEGNAAKTATRISEKGLRYDLTVPFARYVVMHRNEITFPFRRYQIQPVWRADRPQKGRYREFFQCDADIVGSDSLLNEVELVQIIDEVFSRLGIRVAVKLNNRKILSGIAEIIGEADKITDITVAIDKLDKIGLEKVNEELASKGIAQEAIDRLQPIILLSGSTAEKLTKLRELLAPSETGTNGVEEMAFIIAKTEALQLRNEVELDLTLARGLNYYTGAIIEVKALDAQIGSITGGGRYDNLTGIFGLPGVSGVGISFGADRIYDVLTQLELFPESFSHSTELLFVNFGEREADWLLPLVAKIRREGICCELYPEAAKMKKQLSYADSNRIPYVAMVGENEMKEGRITLKNMQSGDQTSVAPDEVAAIVRGRLKQ
- the crtI gene encoding phytoene desaturase, whose amino-acid sequence is MKKKVIITGTGLGGLSSGLLLQSRGYEVQFLEKNSRPGGRLNRLEKEGFTFDTGPSFFSMSYVFTDFMKLCGVEIPFRFVELDPLYSVHFAGGRSFRLHKDIRQLAEQFRDIEPDFEAKMERYLQKSGALFHDTFDIVIRNNFDSYLEYFAALMKVNPVHIPVLMKMFWQHVRGYFDSHEARQIVSLVAFFLGRTPFDTMAIYSLLSYTEFRHDGYHNVEGGMYQIVEGMVNALQQRGATFRYNTEVTAVEGEGNRVTRLTDSEGNHYEADTFLINADAALFRGRVLQRKKYSEAKLRKMEWTMGYLTIYVGIDRKLPDLDLHNYFLGSNFEDYAHNVLKNPDSLQKPYYYVNAVSKHNPQCAPEGCESLFIVCPVPSLQYKPDWSDRDEIVDSILTDFSKRIGIDIMPHIVTRTIYTPQEWEKQFNLYMGSGLGLSHRLSQIGALRPKNYDEEYVNLFYVGASTTPGAGLPMAVISAEMVCRRILGE
- a CDS encoding cold shock domain-containing protein is translated as MARSNSFNKREIEKQKQQKKKEKLKKKEERKQQGTNSFEDMIAYVDANGVIIDTPPEPIQEEEKIELEDIEISVPRKEVSEEAGDPEGRVDFYDETRGFGFIREGNSVIKYFFHKSNAEHGIAEGDLVTYRLERGPKGMNAVDVKIIQ
- a CDS encoding PhoH family protein, yielding MATTKKSEEKTTKSTAAKAESKGTTRTRKSVKAGTKKNFILDTNVILHDYKCLDNFEENDIYIPFIVLEELDKFKKGSDQINFNARAFVRELDLITDDDFFVKGADLGVGKGKLYIVNAPHTNKKINDAFPEKIPDNRILSVVDDIATKHPQMKTALVSKDINLRMKARSLGMLAEDYITDKVTNIDIFDQGEVVIEGVNPDLIDLIYAQNGGVELEAFSFEKQPDPNQCFILKSERNSVLARYNPFTQKVVKVDKENNFGIQPRNAEQAFAFEVLNDPDVKLVGLTGKAGTGKTLLALASALKQHKIYGQILLARPIVSLSNKDLGYLPGDEKQKVAPYMQPLFDNLNVIKTQLGQNSPDLKVIEELQKSGQLEIEALAFIRGRSLTETYCIIDEAQNLTPHEVKTIITRAGENTKMVFTGDLQQIDSPYLDTQSNGLAYMIDKIKGQTLFGHVNLVKGERSELSELASNLL
- a CDS encoding 1-acyl-sn-glycerol-3-phosphate acyltransferase, with the protein product MANLSKFILNKIMGWKVVNTFPEVPKCVLAVAPHTSNWDFVVGKLAYNSLGRQANFLIKAEWFFFPFNIFFSRIGGIPVKRGKSGSLTEILANEFRTREWMHLGITPEGTRKPVKEWKKGFYFIALKARVPILLIGLDYGKKEARVLDLFYPTNDYRKDIVTIKSYYKDVQAKKPENFIL
- a CDS encoding ABC-F family ATP-binding cassette domain-containing protein; translated protein: MVSIDNLTVAFGGFTLLDNISFVLNRNERVALTGKNGAGKSTLLKIMAGLQQPSSGNISLPKEVSIGYLPQQMKLSDGRTVREEASLAFEHLQKMEKELERLHREMAERTDYESDAYSQVIERATDLQELLQMSGIHNFEAEVEKTLTGLGFARADLERSTREFSGGWRMRIELAKILLQAPDVLLLDEPTNHLDIESIQWLENFLSTHANAVMLVSHDRAFLDAVTTRTVEIMLGDIHDYKVSYSKYVELRKERREQQQRAYENQQKQIKDTEDFIERFRYKATKSNQVQSRIKQLEKIDRIEVDEVDNSRLNLRFPPAPRSGSYPVIMEEMEKRYGDHLVFSNVTLTIERGEKIAFVGKNGEGKSTLVKCIMQEIDHGGKLELGHNVKIGYFAQNQAQLLDEEMTVFETIDYVAVGDIRTKIRDILGAFMFGGEASDKKVKVLSGGERSRLAMIRLLLEPVNLLILDEPTNHLDLASKDVLKKAIREFDGTAIIVSHDRDFLDGLVDKVYEFGGGKVREHIGGIYDFLSKKKMETLQQLELSASPTAKREEKREEPSENKLSYQEQKEQNRQQRRLEKQVAEAEQKVASLEEKLKKMEEQLATPEGASDMELLQKYLEVKARLDQAMNNWERATTELETFIQ
- the dinB gene encoding DNA polymerase IV, with protein sequence MNRKIIHVDMDAFYASIEQRDNPDYRGKPVAVGYGGKRGVVAAASYEARKYGIHSAMPSVTALRKCPHLIFVMPRFEHYRTISGQIMQIFLEYTDKVEPLSLDEAFLDVTVNHKGNRSATLIAREIKQKIQSRTRLTASAGVSFNKFLAKIASDYRKPDGLFVIEPEQAEAFVEQLPVSKFFGVGRVTAARMSELGIQTGKDLKQWEEIDLVREFGKVGSAYYRFARGIDEREVESERVRKSLGAEETYADDLEEMVDILAALDQLALEVHRRADKKKFMARTLTLKIKYADFTVITRSRTVGHYIRTYSELFDLGKELLLQADDLLDRKIRLMGLTLKNADAGQELMPPEGIQLSLNFGEE